One genomic region from Leifsonia poae encodes:
- a CDS encoding ABC transporter ATP-binding protein → MLEIQGVTKRYGDRTVLDGVDFTVARARMTGFVGGNGAGKTTTMRIILGVLAADAGTVSLDGAPLTADDRRRFGYMPEERGLYPKMRVAEQLIYLARLHGLTPAAAKRNTEALLDRLGLGERADDLVASLSLGNQQRAQIAAALVHDPLVLVLDEPFSGLDPLAVDVVVGVLRDRAAAGVPVLFSSHQLDIVERLCDDLVIIADGGIRATGSTDALRREHGGSRFEILLAGDAGWIRDFPGVDVLDFDGGYALFEADGVTAQGLLLRATTQGTVVSFGPHQPSLAQIFREAIR, encoded by the coding sequence GTGCTCGAGATCCAGGGCGTCACCAAACGCTACGGCGACCGCACCGTGCTCGACGGAGTGGACTTCACGGTCGCCCGCGCCCGCATGACCGGCTTCGTCGGCGGCAACGGCGCCGGCAAGACGACGACGATGCGCATCATCCTCGGCGTGCTCGCCGCCGACGCCGGAACGGTCAGCCTCGACGGCGCACCGTTGACCGCCGACGACCGTCGCCGCTTCGGATACATGCCCGAGGAGCGTGGACTGTACCCGAAGATGCGCGTGGCCGAGCAGCTGATCTACCTCGCCCGGCTCCACGGCCTCACCCCGGCGGCGGCGAAACGCAACACGGAGGCGCTGCTCGACCGGCTCGGGCTCGGCGAACGCGCCGACGACCTCGTCGCGAGCCTCAGCCTGGGAAACCAGCAGCGGGCGCAGATCGCCGCGGCATTGGTACACGATCCGCTGGTGCTGGTGCTCGACGAACCGTTCTCCGGGCTCGACCCGCTCGCGGTGGATGTGGTGGTCGGCGTGCTGCGCGACCGCGCGGCGGCGGGCGTCCCCGTGCTGTTCAGCTCGCACCAGCTCGACATCGTCGAACGCCTCTGCGACGACCTCGTCATCATCGCGGACGGCGGCATCCGGGCGACGGGTTCGACGGATGCGCTGCGCCGGGAGCACGGCGGCAGCCGGTTCGAGATCCTGCTGGCGGGCGACGCCGGCTGGATCCGCGACTTCCCCGGCGTGGACGTCCTCGACTTCGACGGCGGCTATGCCCTGTTCGAGGCGGACGGCGTCACGGCACAGGGCCTGCTGCTGCGCGCCACCACCCAGGGCACCGTCGTCAGTTTCGGTCCGCACCAGCCCTCCCTCGCCCAGATCTTCAGAGAGGCCATCCGATGA
- a CDS encoding LacI family DNA-binding transcriptional regulator, producing the protein MLTMKDIASHVGVSVSSVSLVLSGRGGGRVKPQVAAEIQAVAEELGYVPNQLARSLKTKQSRTIGVVSDRVATVPFSGHMLAGAQQAAWESGFMLMLIDTGGNDDLQTPAVQSLLQRNIESLIVATTFHRLVELPFVPPAMPVVILDGRPNDDVDAVVDFVVPDEESGAYTATKMLVEAGHRRIGFCNVAAYPIASRLRARGYERALLDAGITPDPSLSVVAEDAATALAIEPARRLLERADRPTAVFGFSDQTAMGFYHVARRLGLEIPRDLSLVGFDNQEFVAEALDPGLTTVQLPHREMGEWAVRRALDRLEGRVGSGESTGRLMPCPPVIRNSIGPPPG; encoded by the coding sequence ATGCTGACGATGAAAGACATCGCCTCGCACGTCGGCGTCTCTGTCTCCTCCGTTTCGCTGGTTCTGAGCGGACGCGGCGGCGGACGGGTCAAGCCCCAGGTCGCCGCCGAGATCCAGGCCGTGGCCGAAGAACTCGGCTACGTGCCGAATCAGCTCGCCCGGTCGCTCAAGACCAAACAGAGCCGCACGATCGGGGTCGTCTCCGATCGCGTGGCGACCGTGCCGTTCTCCGGCCACATGCTCGCGGGTGCGCAGCAGGCGGCCTGGGAGAGCGGGTTCATGCTGATGCTGATCGACACCGGCGGCAACGACGACCTGCAGACGCCGGCCGTCCAATCGCTGCTTCAGCGCAACATCGAATCGCTGATCGTTGCGACCACTTTCCACCGCCTCGTCGAACTCCCTTTCGTTCCTCCGGCAATGCCGGTGGTGATCCTCGACGGCAGGCCGAACGATGACGTCGACGCCGTTGTCGACTTCGTCGTGCCGGATGAGGAGAGCGGCGCCTACACCGCGACGAAGATGCTCGTCGAGGCCGGGCACCGGCGCATCGGCTTCTGCAATGTGGCCGCATACCCGATCGCATCCCGGTTGCGCGCTCGTGGGTATGAGCGCGCCCTGCTCGACGCGGGCATCACGCCCGACCCGTCGCTCTCGGTCGTCGCCGAGGATGCGGCGACCGCGCTCGCGATCGAACCGGCCCGCCGCCTGCTCGAGCGAGCCGATCGCCCGACCGCGGTGTTCGGCTTCAGCGACCAGACCGCGATGGGGTTCTACCACGTCGCGCGGCGGCTCGGACTCGAGATCCCCCGCGACTTGTCGCTCGTCGGCTTCGACAATCAGGAGTTCGTCGCCGAGGCGCTCGACCCCGGTCTCACGACCGTGCAGCTCCCCCACCGTGAGATGGGGGAGTGGGCCGTGCGGCGTGCACTCGACCGGCTGGAAGGCCGGGTCGGGTCAGGCGAGAGCACCGGCCGTCTGATGCCCTGCCCGCCCGTGATCCGCAACTCGATCGGGCCCCCGCCCGGCTAG
- a CDS encoding carbohydrate ABC transporter permease yields MMVGTVAIVLVPFAVNIFISLFRWKGGLAPMHWNGLGNYADLLGDAQFWLAFKNTIFMVVGMVVIPTLLGLLLAAMLFDYIGREFTAKTAAFLRATYYLPQILPIAVAGFIWSWVLATQNGLLNSVIEAFGVTSPPDWLGNPDIAIYAVMLMLIWLQIGYPVVIFMAALQRVDPELYEAAALDGAGWWRRFRAITIPQIRPEVFVVVITATVGALKVFAPVLILTGGGPEGSTVVPSYYSYRNFFELSKVGYGSAIATAMSVVIFLVAGVMLWLQRRGAADGERA; encoded by the coding sequence ATGATGGTGGGCACGGTCGCGATCGTGCTCGTGCCGTTCGCGGTGAACATCTTCATCAGTCTTTTCCGGTGGAAGGGCGGCCTCGCCCCGATGCACTGGAACGGTCTGGGCAACTACGCCGATCTGCTCGGCGACGCGCAGTTCTGGCTCGCCTTCAAGAACACGATCTTCATGGTCGTGGGCATGGTGGTCATCCCGACGCTTCTCGGCCTGCTGCTCGCCGCAATGCTCTTCGACTACATCGGTCGCGAGTTCACGGCGAAGACGGCGGCGTTCCTGCGGGCGACGTACTACCTGCCGCAGATCCTTCCGATCGCCGTGGCCGGATTCATCTGGAGCTGGGTGCTCGCCACGCAGAACGGACTGCTCAACAGTGTCATCGAAGCATTCGGCGTCACCAGCCCGCCCGATTGGCTCGGCAACCCGGACATCGCCATCTACGCGGTGATGCTGATGCTCATCTGGTTGCAGATCGGCTATCCGGTCGTGATCTTCATGGCCGCCCTTCAGCGCGTCGACCCTGAGCTTTACGAAGCAGCAGCCCTGGACGGCGCCGGGTGGTGGCGGCGCTTCCGGGCGATCACCATCCCGCAGATCCGGCCGGAGGTGTTCGTCGTCGTCATCACAGCGACGGTCGGCGCCCTCAAAGTGTTCGCCCCTGTGCTCATCCTGACCGGTGGCGGTCCGGAAGGGTCGACGGTCGTCCCCTCGTACTACTCGTACCGCAACTTCTTCGAGCTGTCGAAGGTCGGGTACGGCTCGGCCATCGCGACGGCGATGTCGGTGGTCATCTTCCTCGTCGCCGGGGTCATGCTCTGGCTGCAAAGACGGGGCGCAGCGGATGGAGAGCGCGCATGA
- a CDS encoding YciI family protein, with translation MKYLILMQVDPAVIEALTPDEQSAIGAGHQAFIEKTTASGEMLSTHALGDPSQSATIRSVNGTPEVIDGPFAEMKEFMGGYYLIDVESRERAIELARMIPDASIDGLALEVRPVMFSAGANM, from the coding sequence ATGAAGTATCTGATTCTGATGCAGGTCGACCCGGCGGTCATCGAGGCCCTGACACCCGACGAGCAGTCGGCGATCGGGGCCGGCCACCAGGCCTTCATCGAGAAGACGACGGCGTCTGGGGAGATGCTGAGCACTCACGCGCTCGGCGACCCCAGCCAGTCGGCGACAATCCGCTCCGTCAACGGAACACCGGAGGTGATCGACGGCCCGTTCGCCGAGATGAAGGAGTTCATGGGCGGCTACTACCTGATCGACGTGGAGTCACGGGAGCGCGCCATCGAGCTCGCCCGGATGATCCCGGATGCCAGCATCGACGGTCTCGCCCTGGAGGTGCGGCCGGTCATGTTCTCCGCCGGGGCGAACATGTGA
- a CDS encoding ABC transporter substrate-binding protein, with translation MKSPRQRAVARLAATAAALAITAAGLAGCSSGAGDAGKTFTILQYEDATTAQGQGWQLAVDLFKKKHPDVKVDFQTTSFDAFRKNAKLVLGGNKVPDVVEFNKGNADGGQLASQGLLQPLTDDVKKFGWDKKVTGAMQSFARYDESGKAGSGDWYGIPNIGEYVTLYYNKSLFEKAGIAAVPTSLDEFVADMQKLQGAGVTPVSSSASTNQGFNQMWVWYSLVSAFADRKQIDDFMFLKGKVDFSADPWKKGAQEFQDWIDKGYLGTDLAGLTYEQANVNFLSGKTGMLIWNGSVFDRIKNQATFPWGYFTLPGANMSMGSSGHLWGVPAKAANKDLAADWIDITLSPEVQNKIGELGGLPLAGDTSKITDPVTRAYSERFDQLVKDDTLTFYPDYPVPGFLDFIQTNMAAMSNKNETADGYTAKLQTFYDDGKKAVDQG, from the coding sequence ATGAAATCACCCCGTCAGCGCGCCGTCGCGCGCCTCGCGGCCACGGCGGCCGCCCTCGCGATCACCGCGGCCGGTCTCGCCGGCTGCAGCAGCGGAGCCGGCGATGCCGGCAAAACCTTCACGATCCTGCAATACGAAGACGCCACCACGGCACAGGGTCAGGGCTGGCAACTCGCCGTCGACCTGTTCAAGAAGAAGCATCCCGATGTGAAGGTCGACTTCCAGACCACCAGCTTCGATGCGTTCCGCAAGAACGCCAAGCTCGTGCTCGGAGGAAACAAGGTCCCCGATGTGGTCGAGTTCAACAAAGGCAATGCCGACGGCGGCCAGCTCGCCAGTCAGGGCCTGTTGCAGCCCCTCACCGACGACGTGAAGAAGTTCGGCTGGGATAAGAAGGTCACCGGGGCGATGCAGTCGTTCGCCCGGTACGACGAGTCGGGCAAAGCAGGTTCGGGTGACTGGTACGGCATCCCGAACATCGGCGAATACGTGACGCTCTACTACAACAAGTCGCTGTTCGAGAAGGCCGGTATCGCTGCGGTTCCCACCAGCCTGGACGAGTTCGTCGCCGACATGCAGAAGCTGCAAGGCGCCGGTGTCACGCCGGTTTCGTCGTCGGCCTCGACCAATCAGGGCTTCAACCAGATGTGGGTCTGGTACTCACTCGTCTCGGCTTTCGCCGATCGCAAACAGATCGACGACTTCATGTTCCTCAAAGGCAAGGTCGATTTCTCCGCAGATCCGTGGAAGAAGGGCGCCCAGGAGTTCCAAGACTGGATCGACAAGGGGTACCTCGGCACCGACCTCGCCGGCCTCACCTACGAGCAGGCGAACGTGAACTTCCTGAGCGGCAAGACCGGAATGCTCATCTGGAACGGGAGCGTCTTCGATCGCATCAAGAACCAGGCCACCTTCCCGTGGGGCTACTTCACCCTGCCGGGCGCGAACATGTCGATGGGCTCGTCCGGGCACCTGTGGGGTGTTCCAGCGAAAGCGGCCAACAAGGATCTCGCCGCCGACTGGATCGACATCACGCTCAGCCCGGAGGTTCAGAACAAGATCGGTGAGCTCGGCGGCCTTCCGCTCGCGGGCGACACGTCGAAGATCACCGATCCGGTCACACGCGCATACTCGGAGCGCTTCGACCAGCTGGTGAAGGACGACACACTCACCTTCTACCCGGACTACCCGGTTCCCGGATTCCTCGACTTCATCCAGACCAACATGGCGGCGATGTCGAACAAGAACGAGACGGCCGACGGCTACACGGCCAAGCTCCAGACGTTCTACGACGACGGCAAGAAGGCCGTCGACCAAGGCTGA
- a CDS encoding LuxR C-terminal-related transcriptional regulator, which yields MSDTTLVGVPRLPSRFLHRPRVTDRLDEHDGVALVVVRAPGGSGKTLALADWLRRRPGDETQVWVALDDRAASRGGFWFLVVRALADAGLVGDEGPLRDFLAGYLDVTFVPAWVADALNGSGRHIRLVLDDLHTAPDESIDDLVRILPRIQGAQLIVATRRRSRLESIVVRERIDTATILATDLAFDTAEVHQLGRQNGNDAFSGDTAEAIRAATVGHTLATRLAIAATATPAGAPHDLGRIAADAVRDMIPSLDDDGRRFALRIALAPAVDRFLASRLTGVADAGPMLARFEREGLGEFDEHGMFSFHVLVRLALEREAERDLDGGEVRSLRRVAASDFADRRGWALTAVELSVRAGDTARIWPIVAQNFSDLINHHDAELERVVSLLSPEQIAADGTVGIVLAIVQSEHEAMPSFTLVERVDTALAELAARRPPVDAVEAFYRRLSEFAGLRSARRYTQAVLAGTQVVGILDAMTPDDRRRIGPAAGAGMIQIVITNVLEGRMRQAAVLAERLAADTHPGRRLHRRALVGYIHALRGEMVQAGTMTDQMAESRIAQWRATVPATGWYIAESLMRIERNDVTGALETIAEIDARIARVEHWPYLLWVRAYIRLVAGEAEVGLDELAHALAVNGARAASDTALAQLVGIRSDLNIAAGRLETARSLLETCSDSRSAHLAIARARLALATGDAGAALLVESLAKFDDATPRQRLDALLLVSVARARSGHRTESVAALKRAIAIADLQGLRSPFALVPRAELAALIAEEFPSSGELLDGRADPFGRALAAVSLTDRELVVLRRLATDATLRQIADELFVSLNTVKTQVASVYRKLDVASRDQAAAEARRRHLVD from the coding sequence GTGTCCGACACGACGCTGGTGGGCGTGCCGCGTCTCCCCTCCCGCTTCCTGCACCGTCCGCGCGTGACCGATCGCCTCGACGAGCACGACGGGGTCGCGCTCGTCGTCGTGCGCGCGCCCGGCGGGTCGGGCAAGACGCTCGCGCTCGCCGACTGGCTCCGCCGGCGACCCGGCGACGAGACGCAGGTCTGGGTGGCGCTCGACGACCGCGCGGCCAGCCGTGGAGGATTCTGGTTCCTCGTCGTGCGGGCGCTGGCCGACGCCGGCCTGGTCGGCGACGAGGGCCCTCTGCGCGACTTCCTGGCCGGCTATCTCGATGTGACGTTCGTGCCGGCCTGGGTGGCCGACGCACTCAACGGCAGCGGTCGCCACATCCGTCTCGTGCTCGACGACCTGCACACGGCGCCCGACGAGAGCATCGACGACCTCGTCCGCATCCTGCCGCGCATCCAGGGCGCCCAGCTGATCGTCGCGACCCGGCGACGGAGCAGGCTCGAGTCGATCGTCGTGCGGGAGCGCATCGACACGGCGACGATCCTCGCGACCGACCTCGCCTTCGACACGGCTGAGGTGCACCAGCTCGGTCGGCAGAACGGGAACGATGCGTTCAGCGGTGACACGGCGGAGGCCATCCGGGCGGCGACGGTCGGGCACACCCTGGCGACCCGCCTCGCCATCGCGGCGACGGCGACGCCCGCGGGGGCGCCGCACGACCTCGGCCGCATCGCGGCGGACGCGGTGCGCGACATGATTCCGTCGCTGGACGACGACGGGCGTCGATTCGCCCTCCGCATCGCCCTCGCCCCCGCAGTGGATCGCTTTCTCGCCTCCCGGCTCACGGGGGTTGCCGATGCCGGGCCGATGCTCGCCCGCTTCGAACGGGAAGGGCTCGGCGAGTTCGACGAGCACGGGATGTTCTCCTTCCACGTGCTCGTGCGCCTCGCGCTCGAACGGGAGGCGGAACGCGACCTCGACGGTGGTGAGGTCAGAAGTCTTCGCAGGGTCGCGGCATCCGATTTCGCCGATCGCCGAGGCTGGGCGCTGACAGCGGTCGAGCTGAGCGTCCGCGCCGGTGACACCGCTCGCATCTGGCCGATCGTGGCACAGAACTTCTCCGATCTGATCAACCACCACGACGCCGAACTGGAACGGGTCGTGTCTCTGCTGAGCCCGGAACAGATCGCCGCCGACGGCACCGTCGGGATCGTGCTCGCGATCGTGCAGAGCGAGCACGAGGCGATGCCGTCGTTCACCCTCGTCGAGCGCGTCGACACCGCGCTCGCCGAACTGGCTGCCCGCCGCCCGCCCGTCGACGCCGTCGAGGCCTTCTACCGGCGGCTCTCGGAGTTCGCCGGGTTGCGAAGCGCACGACGGTACACCCAGGCGGTCCTCGCCGGCACGCAGGTGGTGGGAATCCTCGATGCGATGACGCCCGACGACCGGCGGCGCATCGGCCCCGCCGCCGGGGCAGGGATGATCCAGATCGTGATCACGAACGTGCTCGAGGGGCGGATGCGGCAGGCCGCCGTGCTCGCCGAACGGCTCGCGGCCGACACCCACCCCGGTCGACGGCTGCACCGTCGTGCCCTGGTCGGGTACATCCACGCGCTCCGCGGCGAGATGGTGCAGGCCGGCACAATGACGGATCAGATGGCCGAGTCGCGCATCGCCCAATGGCGTGCCACCGTTCCGGCAACCGGGTGGTACATCGCGGAATCGCTGATGCGGATCGAACGGAACGACGTCACCGGCGCTCTGGAGACGATCGCCGAAATCGACGCCCGCATCGCCCGGGTCGAGCACTGGCCCTACTTGCTGTGGGTGCGGGCGTACATCCGCCTCGTCGCCGGCGAGGCCGAGGTGGGCTTGGACGAGCTGGCGCATGCGCTCGCAGTCAACGGCGCGCGCGCTGCGAGCGACACCGCCCTCGCGCAGCTCGTGGGAATCCGCAGCGACCTCAACATCGCCGCGGGCCGGTTGGAGACGGCCCGGTCTCTGCTCGAGACGTGTTCGGATTCGCGCTCGGCTCACCTGGCGATCGCCCGTGCCCGGCTCGCCCTCGCCACGGGAGATGCGGGGGCCGCCCTCCTGGTCGAGTCGCTCGCGAAGTTCGACGACGCGACTCCCCGCCAACGACTGGATGCCCTGCTGCTCGTGAGCGTGGCACGGGCCCGCTCCGGTCACCGAACCGAGTCGGTCGCCGCCCTCAAACGGGCGATCGCGATCGCCGACCTGCAGGGTCTGCGCTCGCCCTTCGCCCTCGTGCCGCGGGCTGAGCTGGCCGCTCTGATCGCGGAGGAGTTCCCGTCGAGCGGCGAGCTGCTCGACGGTCGTGCCGATCCGTTCGGGCGTGCGCTGGCCGCGGTGTCGCTGACGGATCGTGAACTCGTCGTGCTCCGCCGGCTGGCGACGGACGCCACACTGCGACAGATCGCCGATGAGCTGTTCGTCTCCCTCAACACGGTCAAGACCCAGGTGGCCTCCGTCTACCGCAAGCTCGACGTCGCATCCCGCGATCAGGCCGCCGCCGAAGCCCGCCGCCGGCACCTCGTCGACTGA
- a CDS encoding sensor histidine kinase, translating into MTTTAESDWLRPRPDARGYRTDAIFAAVLTLGTVVSVLLTVRSGIFGDAPLWQGLMWAGATGLSLAFRRRWPEAVAIVGSLLFPIGVGFGVADILFSNICLFVAFYTLGAWSRHRRRATVLRIVIVAGMFGWLFWNLIVTAGQTAFLPALSRDGLISPYLAYGLIQIITNILYFGGAWYFGDSAYRSARERAELVELTRELASERERTEAQAIALERVRIARELHDVVAHHVSVMGVQAGAARRVLERDPAQAAAALLTIESNARTAVDELHLLLGALRADGADADDPAHRSTSTRGIGQLAELVSETTAAGLPTRLDVIGEPRAVPATVALSAYRVAQEALTNTRKHAGPGATAELRVRYLVDAVELEASDTGLGGSHSSDGRAGLGQRGMRERVASVGGSIEIGPRARGGYLVRARFPLPATAGAGSGEGAAAPAEGMS; encoded by the coding sequence ATGACGACGACCGCCGAGAGCGACTGGCTGCGGCCGCGGCCCGACGCCCGCGGCTACCGCACCGACGCGATCTTCGCTGCGGTCCTCACACTCGGAACTGTGGTGTCGGTGCTGCTGACGGTGCGGTCGGGGATCTTCGGGGACGCGCCGCTGTGGCAGGGGCTGATGTGGGCGGGTGCGACGGGGCTTTCGCTGGCCTTCCGACGGCGCTGGCCCGAAGCCGTCGCGATCGTCGGCTCGCTTCTGTTCCCGATCGGCGTCGGTTTCGGTGTGGCGGACATACTGTTCTCCAACATCTGCCTCTTCGTGGCGTTCTACACGCTGGGCGCCTGGAGCCGCCACCGGCGGCGTGCGACGGTTCTCCGGATCGTCATCGTGGCAGGGATGTTCGGGTGGCTGTTCTGGAACCTGATCGTGACGGCCGGGCAGACGGCCTTCCTCCCGGCGCTCTCGCGCGACGGACTGATCTCGCCCTACCTCGCCTACGGACTCATCCAGATCATCACCAACATCCTGTACTTCGGCGGCGCCTGGTATTTCGGCGATTCGGCGTACCGCTCGGCTCGGGAGCGGGCGGAGCTGGTCGAGCTCACCCGCGAACTGGCCTCCGAGCGGGAACGCACCGAGGCGCAGGCGATCGCGCTGGAGCGAGTGCGCATCGCCCGCGAACTGCACGACGTCGTTGCGCATCACGTCTCGGTGATGGGGGTGCAGGCAGGGGCCGCCCGTCGCGTTCTGGAGCGGGATCCCGCCCAGGCGGCGGCCGCCCTACTCACCATCGAGTCCAACGCCCGCACGGCCGTCGACGAACTGCATCTGCTGCTCGGAGCGCTGCGAGCCGACGGTGCCGACGCGGACGACCCGGCACACCGCAGCACGAGCACGCGCGGGATCGGCCAGCTCGCCGAGCTCGTCTCGGAGACCACGGCGGCGGGCCTCCCGACGCGACTCGATGTGATCGGCGAGCCGCGCGCGGTTCCGGCCACGGTGGCTCTGAGCGCCTACCGCGTCGCGCAGGAGGCTCTGACCAACACCCGCAAGCACGCGGGCCCCGGTGCGACCGCCGAGCTGCGTGTGCGCTACCTCGTGGATGCGGTGGAACTCGAGGCCAGCGACACGGGCCTCGGCGGGTCACACTCCAGCGACGGCCGCGCCGGGCTGGGCCAGCGAGGGATGCGCGAGCGCGTCGCCTCCGTCGGCGGCAGCATCGAGATCGGTCCGCGCGCCCGGGGCGGTTACCTCGTGCGCGCCCGGTTCCCGCTGCCCGCGACAGCCGGTGCCGGATCGGGCGAGGGAGCCGCCGCGCCCGCCGAGGGGATGTCGTGA
- a CDS encoding RNA polymerase sigma factor → MTAPGPVEDLLRTLAPQVLGALLRRYGTGQFDLCEDAVQEALLAAHQQWPEQGRPNDPRAWLVTAAGRKLIDRIRSESRRRERERTQTTLAHPLADTTASSVDDSLEVMRLCCHPALSRPAQIALTLRAVAGLTTRQIAHAYLLPEATVAQRISRAKARIRAAGTTFPSPATPGDRLDQVLTVLYLMFTEGHTATTGPAVHDVELSGEAIRLARMVCARKPEHGEAAGLLALMLLTDARRAARTTEDGALVPLDEQDRNRWNHAAIAEGVAILERTLPGRPPSPYLLQASIAALHDEAVSTTGTDWRQILILYRLLERLTGNPVVTLNRAVAEAMVSGPAAGLATIERLSADRRPTDRHRLLAVRAHLRELAGEYQDAAEDYRAAARATASLPERDYLLGRARRLTESAPGAATER, encoded by the coding sequence GTGACCGCGCCGGGCCCGGTCGAGGACCTGCTGCGCACCCTGGCGCCGCAGGTTCTCGGTGCGCTCCTGCGCCGGTACGGCACCGGTCAGTTCGATCTGTGCGAAGACGCGGTGCAGGAGGCGCTGCTCGCCGCCCACCAGCAGTGGCCGGAGCAGGGGCGGCCGAACGATCCGCGCGCCTGGCTCGTCACGGCGGCCGGCCGCAAGCTCATCGACCGCATCCGCAGCGAGAGTCGTCGGCGTGAACGCGAGCGCACCCAGACGACTCTGGCGCATCCCCTCGCCGACACCACGGCGAGCAGCGTCGACGACAGCCTGGAGGTCATGCGCCTGTGCTGTCACCCCGCGTTGTCGCGGCCGGCCCAGATCGCCCTCACGCTGCGCGCCGTCGCAGGTCTCACCACGCGGCAGATCGCTCACGCATACCTGCTGCCGGAGGCGACCGTCGCCCAGCGCATCAGCCGAGCCAAGGCACGCATCCGGGCGGCCGGCACGACCTTCCCCTCGCCGGCCACTCCGGGCGACCGCCTCGATCAAGTGCTGACTGTGCTGTACCTGATGTTCACCGAGGGGCACACGGCGACGACCGGACCGGCGGTGCACGATGTCGAGCTCAGCGGTGAAGCCATCAGGCTGGCGCGCATGGTCTGCGCCCGGAAGCCGGAGCACGGCGAGGCGGCCGGCCTTCTCGCCCTCATGCTGCTCACCGACGCCCGGCGCGCGGCGAGAACGACCGAGGACGGCGCACTGGTTCCGCTGGACGAGCAGGACAGGAATCGCTGGAACCACGCGGCCATCGCCGAGGGCGTCGCCATCCTGGAGCGGACCCTGCCCGGGAGGCCTCCGTCGCCCTACCTCCTTCAGGCGAGCATCGCCGCGCTCCACGATGAGGCGGTGAGCACCACCGGAACGGACTGGCGACAGATCCTGATCCTCTACCGCCTGCTCGAACGGCTGACGGGCAACCCGGTGGTCACCCTCAACCGCGCGGTGGCGGAGGCGATGGTGTCGGGGCCGGCGGCCGGACTGGCGACCATCGAACGGCTCTCCGCCGACCGTCGACCGACCGACCGGCACCGGCTGCTCGCCGTGCGCGCGCATCTCCGCGAGCTGGCCGGCGAATATCAGGACGCGGCAGAGGATTACCGGGCGGCGGCCAGGGCGACCGCATCCCTGCCCGAACGTGACTACCTGCTCGGCCGCGCACGACGCCTGACCGAAAGCGCACCGGGGGCGGCGACCGAGCGGTGA
- a CDS encoding response regulator, whose amino-acid sequence MTAIRVLLVDDQELVRAGFRIILESEPGIRVVGEAGDGETAVRLAEQTHPDVVCMDVQMPGMDGLEATRLLTAGVEPRPAVLVLTTFNREDYLFTALRAGASGFLLKNASPEELVNAVQVLARGDALLAPELTRHVIARFGQGATAVPPAAAPAAPAATSALAELTDREREVLGLLAAGMSNGEIAKRLYLGEATVKTHVSKVLLKLGLRDRIQAVIFAYENGLAVRGE is encoded by the coding sequence GTGACCGCGATCCGTGTGCTGCTCGTCGACGACCAGGAGCTGGTCCGCGCCGGCTTCCGCATCATCCTCGAGTCGGAGCCGGGCATCCGTGTCGTCGGGGAGGCCGGAGACGGCGAGACGGCCGTGCGCCTGGCCGAGCAGACGCATCCGGACGTGGTGTGCATGGATGTGCAGATGCCGGGCATGGACGGGCTGGAGGCCACCCGCCTCCTCACCGCCGGGGTGGAGCCCCGACCCGCGGTCCTGGTGCTCACCACCTTCAACCGCGAGGACTACCTCTTCACCGCGCTGCGCGCCGGCGCCAGCGGCTTCCTGCTGAAGAACGCCAGCCCCGAGGAGCTGGTCAATGCAGTGCAGGTTCTCGCCCGCGGGGATGCGCTGCTCGCCCCGGAGCTCACCCGGCACGTCATCGCCCGGTTCGGCCAGGGCGCGACCGCGGTCCCGCCGGCCGCCGCCCCGGCTGCCCCGGCGGCGACGTCGGCGCTCGCCGAGCTCACCGACCGCGAGCGCGAGGTGCTCGGACTCCTCGCCGCGGGGATGTCGAACGGCGAGATCGCGAAACGGCTCTACCTGGGCGAAGCGACAGTCAAGACGCATGTGTCCAAGGTGCTGCTGAAGCTTGGCCTGCGCGACCGCATCCAAGCTGTGATCTTCGCGTACGAGAACGGCCTGGCGGTGCGCGGGGAATAG